One Stigmatopora argus isolate UIUO_Sarg chromosome 19, RoL_Sarg_1.0, whole genome shotgun sequence genomic window, CCATGCTGCTGCGCTACCTGCACACGGGGCGCGCCAGCCTGAGCTCGGCCCGCGAGGAGGTGCTGCTGGACTTCCTGGGCCTGGCCCACCGCTACGGGCTGCAGGAGCTGGAGGACTCCACCTCCGACTTCCTGCGCACCGTGCTGCGCACCGACAACGTCTGCCTGGTCTTCGACGTGGCCAGCCTCTACTCGCTGGAGGCGCTGGGCGCCGCCTGCTGCCGCTACATGGACGAGCGGGCGCCCGACGTCCTGGCCTCCGACGGCTTCCTGGCGCTCTCCAAGGTGGGCGTGTCTCCCCTTCCCCGGCGGGGCGGCGAGCGGCCCCTTTCCCGGCGGCGCTCTCCGACAATGCCAACGCCTGGTCGTTTTGCCGGCAGACGGCGCTGCTGACGGCGGTGCGGCGCGACTCCTTCGCCGCCAGCGAGCGCGAGATCTTCCAGGCGCTGTGCCGCTGGTGCCGGAGGGGCGGCGCCGTGGACGAGGAGGAGACGCGGGAGGTGATGGCGGCCGTTCGCCTGCCGCTCATGACGCTGACGGAGATGCTGAACGTGGTGCGGCCCACGGGCCTGCTCAGCCCCGACCAGCTGCTGGACGCCATCAAGCTGCGCTCGGAGAGCCGCAACATGGACCTCAACTTCCGCGGCGTGCTCGGTGGGTGGGTGGGCGACGCCCCTCCCTCGCCGCCACGCCTCCCCCGGTGGCTCCGTTGACCTTTGGCCTTTCAGTCCCCGAGGAGAACATCGCCACCATGAAGCACGGCGCCCAGGTGGTGAAGGGCGAGCTCAAGTCGGCGCTGCTGGACGGCGACACGCAGAACTACGACCTGGACCACGGCTTCTCCCGGCACCCCATCGAGGAGGACGGGAGGGCCGGCATCCAGGTCAAGCTGGGACAACCCGCCATCGTCAACCACGTGCGCCTGCTGCTCTGGGACAGGGACAGTCGGTAGGGGGCGCCCGCCGACAAATAGGGGAGGGGAGAAATGGAGGGCAATGAATCGAGGGGGgcaaatgtaaatgtttgtttaccGCGCTAGCTCCTACTCCTACTACGTGGAGGTCTCCATGGACGAGCTGGACTGGGTGCGCGTGGTGGACCACTCCAAGTATCTCTGTCGATCCTGGCAGAACCTCTACTTTGAGCCCCGAGTGTGCAGGTGAGCTCGCCGACGTCGAGGCGCCCGCGtcgcgtcgccgccgccgccgctgccgccggcATTATAAAaacgttcattttttttgcgtacGACATCAGGTACGTCCGCATCGTGGGAACGCACAACACGGTCAATAAAGTCTTCCACCTGGTGGCCTTTGAGTGCATGTTCACCAACCGGGCCTTCACGCTGGAGCAAGGTCTCCTGGGTGAGTCCACGGGAAGGGCGACCCGTCCGGCGAGGGCGGCCACTGACCGGCGTCTGCACGCGCAGTGCCGTCGGACAACGTGGCCACGGTGGCGGCCTGCGCCAGCGTCATCGAGGGCGTGAGCCGCAGCCGCAACGCCTTGCTCAACGGCGACACGCGCAACTACGACTGGGACTCGGGCTACACCTGCCACCAGCTGGGCTCGGGGGCCATCGTGGTGCAGCTGGCCCAGCCCTACTGCGTGGGATCGCTCAGGTGATTGGCGCCCGCGTCGGCTCCATCCCCTCCCCGTGGTTGCCTCGGGCCTTGAATGCGCCAGACTTTTTGCGCAGACTTCTTCTGTGGGACTGCGACGAGCGCTCGTACAGTTACTACGTGGAGGTGTCCACCAACCAGCAGCTTTGGACCAAGGTGGCGGACCGCACCCGGGTCACGTGTCGGTGAGAAATCCCCTCCTCCGAGGAAAAATGGTGTTTCAATCCTTCGTGAAAGTAGAAGGAAGGCCGGCAGCTGACCGGTAGATATTGTTTGGCTGGCGCAGGTCCTGGCAGACGCTGAAATTCGACAAGCAGCCGGCCTCCTTCATCCGCATCGTGGGCACTCACAACACGGCCAACGAGGTGGGCCGACGCTCGCCGCCGTTCCTCGCCCGCCGTTCCTCGCCCGCCGTTCCTCAACCTCCCCCCCTCCCCCGGGCCGGCCGCTTGTCGTTTGCCGCTCTCTGCAGGTCTTCCACTGCGTCCACTTTGAGTGTCCCGCCCCGTCGGACTCGGACGGCGGGCCGGACGCCTCGGATCCGGCCGCCCCGTCCTCGCAGCCGCCGCGACCGCAGCGGCCGCCGCGCGGGCACGGTCTGCTGCCCTCCGACGCGTCTTCGACGTCGTTGCCGGGCAACCGCCGTTGAAGGGGGGGCGGGGagcgccccctttttttttgcacagccctccgtccctccctcccttcctcccttcggTCTTCCCGAGTCGTTTGATAGGTTTTTGTAGACGCCGCTCCCTATCTAACGGGATCTATTTTGAAGAGAACGGGCGGCTATTTTTGGAACACCTTTTTTGACGCCCGGCGAAGAAGAAAGCGACAAGTCGCCGGCTCTGGTGACGACAGAAGAGCAGCAGCCGCTATCTGGCACTTTATTGAACTGGAATCTCTCGCGGCTTTCGACCGACGAAGCTCTAGAAACGTTGCGCCGACGCTAGTATCCGTACCGCTACGGCACTGAAACGCTGAGGTCGCTGTCCACCCGTGTGTCCTTTGCCACTTGTCGTTTCCAAAAGTCGGTCGAGCTAGCCAAGATGAAGCGAGAAGGCCCACGTAGCCCTTCCCGAGATGACGATGAACGTCTGCGGCACCCGATCGCCCGGTGCTACCCATTGAAATGTTCGGTCATTTGCCgccatccctccctcccacttGACACAGATAGGATGGTTAACGTCGTCGAGGGCAGCCGATGCGTTAGAAATGCAACTTGTTCTTCCTTTGGCCAAAGTGGGCCTTCTCGCTAATGAGGTTATCTCTGGtagacagacatccaatccgtttgaagcgaAGGGGTGGCAGCAcatttcattcactcactcctaCGACGAGTATGGGCGTAACGCAAGCAATGTTCAAGTTGAAGGGATGTCTTTGATGAAATTGAAAAAGATGTTTGCTTTCAACTTGTTTTGTTGTCCTGAGAATCATTTCACTAACTCTGGCTTGCATCACTGTCCAATTTGAGAGACctcaaattgaagaaaaaaaattctacgtactttttcatgttttgttggagaaaaaaaagtaaaatatatggtcttatattaaaaaaataaaagtcatgttctgttttttgtgttctttGAGGACTAAAGAAATACTCTTTTTTTGGTAGCTCATGAAGTGCCAATGACGGTGTTAGACGTTCGATCCATTTGCAGTGGAGGCAAGACAGCCAACGAACGCCCTTCGTCTccgcctttattttttttgccgatATTGATGAACGCGTTTCCGGGCCCTGTTCGGTTGACACCACCGACGTACGCACGCAGGGGAGGGTGCTGTAACCCTCCGCCTCTTAGAGGACGCTTATTATCTCGTCCGGAAAACATCCTCCCACTGTAGGAACGTCTCTTTAAATCGTATTTGAGCCCCTCGACGGAAAAAGCGCGACCCCCCCGCAAGACGGCTACCTAATCGCGGTTCCCCCCCTCTTCTCTCTCGTTTGGTCGCGTCTTCGCGCGTCCACACGTCCAGCTGATTGCGTTGAGTGCCTCTCTGTTCAACTTGAGCCGTTTTGTCTCGTCGAACCTCCCCATTATTTTCTCTTCGAGCCTTTTCTCAATTTCCGGAGGGTCGTTTAGCGAGGCGGGGGCAGTTTGTTCTCGTCTCgtcgccttttttttttaatttttccatcGCTTGAGCAGGCCGCGGACTCATCCCCAGCCTCGCGTAGCCTCCCACGGCCGGCCGCCATGGGCGACACCAGCGAGAGAAGCAAGCCGTCCGGCCTCCCTCCCCGCTGTCCCTGCGGCTTTTGGGGGTaagtctcttttttttccccctccgcCGGTCCCGAAAAGAGACGAAAGGCGACCCGACGAGGGCGGATGGAAGGGAGCGAGCCTTCAGGAAAAGCCCATTGTTGTTGTTCCGTGGAGCAGGCCGAGGGTGGGGGGTTGGGAACAAGTTAGACAAGAAATAAAAGCCCCTCTTTTGTGGGGAAGTGGACCAATATCGGACGTTCGACAACTTGACGCCCGGTGGCTCGCGGGGGACTTTTAGGACACCGTCCCGTCGCGCTGGAAGACATTTAAGGGGTGACGTGCCGACGTAGAGGGTGATTTATTGGCAGCAGCAGGTTCCTTTTTAAGCTAACCCTGTTGCTGCTCCCCAAAAGCGTCCCGTTTATTTACCATTGACACTGTATGTTGGAGCTATGACCTCTAGCAGCCCATCATTTCACTGCTTTTTGACGGCTGACGTTGAATGGCATGTACACAATACTACTATATATTGCATACCGGATGTGATTCGCAGTCCGTGCTACGTCATCAAGCGGCACGTTGAGGCACTCGGTCGCTTGAAGCACACGTCATTTATGACCAGATGTTATCAAAACGCTTTAAAGACTTGACTTTTTGTCTTGAGCCATCACCTGTCGCCCCAAATGAGCAAacaatgatttcttttttaatatctagatttttttgggagggggtattgctgaaaaataaaaagtttcaGCTCAAGTTTTGATTGACGGTGCTTAGAGGTCCAAATTGGTGGGGAATGAGTCGAAGTGGCCATTACACTCAAATCGTGTTTCAGTAGCGGTTAAAATGGTACTTATTggtcaaataaatgtttaatgaaaaaagaatTGTGAATTAATGAGGTGGTTGCTATTTGGTATTCTTCAAATGTGCAAGTAGTCTCCAACTTTTCATGTTACATTTTCCCTTTTGTGTGTCTGCAGGTCCAGTAAGACCATGAATTTATGTTCCAAATGTTTTTCTGGTAAGTCAATCAAATGCTCCTAATTATTCATTGGCTACCAAAACATATTCGAGTGGACCTCATTcatgttattttctttgttaACTGAAAAGACGCATTTCCCATTTCCACTTGTGCTCTGTCACCGCCACAGATATCCAGAAGAAGCCACCGGGCGACGATCGCCCGTCTAAGAGCGCTAGCCCGTCGGCCGCTTTCGCCGGCGAGCCGGTCGTCAACGCCGGCAAGAGTCCGGCTGTATCCGCGAGCCCCGAAGCGCCGGCCGACGAGGAGCCCTCGCCGCTCTTTGGCGTCTCCGCCGAGGACGAGCGCGCCGGGGAAGCGCGTCCGAGCGAGCCGGCCGAGCACGTGAAGGCACGTCATCTCCTGcttgcggcggcggcggcgccgtcgGGTACGACGCGCACGCCCACCAAACGCCCCCCGGAGTCAGGTGAGGTGGTGGACCCCGGTCCGCCCACGAGCTTAACCGGCATCGGCTCAATCCCCGTCTCGTCGGCAGCCTCGACTTTGGAGAGCGAGGCCACGCCGGAGAAGCGGCCGAGGGCCGAAGCCAAAGACGGGGAAGGCGGCGGTGgcgaagaggaagaggaggaggaggaggaggagtccggcggcggcggcggctgcacGCCCAAGCAGAAAAATCGCCGGCGCTGCTTCAGCTGCCAAAGCAAACTGGAGCTGGTGCAGCAGGAACTGGGCTCCTGCCGTTGCGGTCAGTACACGGGCTCGCGTTCCGCCAAAACGGTCCTTTCCGGGAATGACTTTTTGAGGCGGTGCCGGGggctaaacttaaaaaaaaaaaaaaaagacatctggCACATGGCTAAATGCACCCAGAAAAGATTGTTTGAAACCAAAATGGCAGACTGTCCGAGCATCGACATATCCGTGGGCTATTTTTGCAACCGCGTGCGCGGCGACGCGCTATCTTGAAAGTAACGGAGCTGGCGTGCTGTCCCGCAGGCTACGTGTTCTGCATGCTGCACCGGCTTCCCGAGCAGCACGACTGCCTCTTCGACCACCTGGGACGCGGGCGCGAGGAGGCGGTCCTCAAGATGGTCAAGCTGGAGCGCAAGGTAGGCCGCTCGTGCCAGCGCATCGGCGAGGAGTGCTCCTGATGCCGGCCCAGGAACGAGCGGGGAGGGGGGGTTTGGCGACCGTTTTGGACTCTGGCGCGGCGGCCTCCGTCGCCGCCTCTTCTCGTCCGCTCgcccccttttttccccccgcccgcccgcccgcccgccggaaGCGGCGCGAACTCTGGCCTTCCGGGCTCTCGGGCTCCCCCGCCGCGCCTTCCGTCATCTGGACACGTCGCGAGCCGGACTTGCGCTCGCGTGGACTCTGGCAGAACGCGCCCCCCCCCCGATCTTCCTCCTCTCACGCGGCGCTtagagtttgtttttgttttagttttttcttttcttttctattgTGACGGAAAGACGAGCGCGAGCGCGAGAGCGAGTACCCCACGAGCAATCACTTGACCTCCTCCTCCGAGGCTTcttaatttattgtttttgtcctGCTTTTGTTTTGCGGCGGCCGGGGCGTCGTTTGTATTTTTAGGAAATCCCGCCACGCCCATATTTTCTCCCTGGTCCCCATGGGACgcgggccggccggccgggtcGCCGTTAGGATCGACGTCGGCCTTCCCGATGGTAATTGCCGGGAGGCGCGTTCGTCTGTCGCTCGACCAAATTTCGGTGAAAGTGGCCCGATTTTTGTCCAAATTGTGTTTTGCCAAAAATATTGCGCCTCATTGTCAGAGGTAGCTTAGCGAAACGGTTTCGTTTTCCACGACTTGCGGACCCCGGCCGGCCATCGCCCCATTGCCCCATCGCGCCAATCGATTAGCGAAGGGACGTCGCCGATTCAAAGTCGAGCGCTCAAAGACTTGGGGGGGACATTGTCGCGCCGTGGCTCTTAGCCTACGGGCCGGGCGTTGCCGTGAGCGGGCGGGCGGGAGGTGGACGAACCCCGCCCGTTCGGGCTTCTCCCCCCCCCGGCGACGCTAAAGGGAAAAGGGTcgtggttttgtttgttttggagtGCTGATGAGACCTGAATGAAAATatggtgtttctttttttttcttcgagcAAAAAATTATTTAACCTTATATCGAGTTTGAGTTACTACTTACACCGGCCTAGCATAATAGAGTGGCATCGTTGCAATGTATTAcgaaaaaagaaatcattgtcctctttttccttttgtgATCTGTTTTCTGACGAGGAAATAAACTGGATAAAAGGATGTCCACTTGACTGTTCTCATTCGCTGCCGTGagcggcgctagacgtccaatccatttggactgggagggctcGGTGACGGCGGTTCCTTGGCTTACTAAGGTGgggagaatgtttttttttcttccctccctATGACGAGCACAAGAGGGCAGCAGAGGCAAACATTTTCTCGTGGCCTCCATTGAAGCGTTTGAAAGCGTGGGATTCGGGCGGAAGGCCCATCGGATGGCTTTCCTCTCCTCCAAATCGTGTAGTTGGTGTAGTAACTACACCAACTACACTGTAGTTGGACCAGTCCcgatggattggaagtctaacGGTAGCCCAAAAGGTTCAAGTCAGACAATGGGAGCAAATTCCTTTGGGAAATGGAAAAGCAATGTGTGGCGTGGCATGGCGCAAGTACATGCCCGGTCCAAATAGATGGATGTCAGTGAGTTCAATTTGTGCCCAAAACATTCCACGAGTtgacatgtttgtttgttgttgtaaaaaaaaaaaaaaaaaaaaaaaaggggagtgACCAAagtagaaatacattttttttccttcttcatcTGGCATCTAATTATGCTTTGTCTGCTTGATGTCAGCAGGTGGCGCTCACAAGCAGACGAGCGCACTTGCGCGAGCACGCCGTTTCCAGCGGCAGACGCGTGCGCGCTCGTCAGAGTTGAGGCACCcgagcgctcgctcgctcgctcgctcgtttGTTGGGCTGGCGGCTTTCCCCGCCAAATCTCTTTTCCTTCACAGAATGATTCCGCGCCGGCGGCGGTGGTGTCGCCGCCCG contains:
- the btbd9 gene encoding BTB/POZ domain-containing protein 9, producing MSNSHSLRPPASVSEIDHVHLLSEQLGALALGEEYSDVTFLVEGKRFPAHRVILAARCHYFRALLYGGMKESRPQAEVSLEDTRAEAFSMLLRYLHTGRASLSSAREEVLLDFLGLAHRYGLQELEDSTSDFLRTVLRTDNVCLVFDVASLYSLEALGAACCRYMDERAPDVLASDGFLALSKTALLTAVRRDSFAASEREIFQALCRWCRRGGAVDEEETREVMAAVRLPLMTLTEMLNVVRPTGLLSPDQLLDAIKLRSESRNMDLNFRGVLVPEENIATMKHGAQVVKGELKSALLDGDTQNYDLDHGFSRHPIEEDGRAGIQVKLGQPAIVNHVRLLLWDRDSRSYSYYVEVSMDELDWVRVVDHSKYLCRSWQNLYFEPRVCRYVRIVGTHNTVNKVFHLVAFECMFTNRAFTLEQGLLVPSDNVATVAACASVIEGVSRSRNALLNGDTRNYDWDSGYTCHQLGSGAIVVQLAQPYCVGSLRLLLWDCDERSYSYYVEVSTNQQLWTKVADRTRVTCRSWQTLKFDKQPASFIRIVGTHNTANEVFHCVHFECPAPSDSDGGPDASDPAAPSSQPPRPQRPPRGHGLLPSDASSTSLPGNRR
- the LOC144064411 gene encoding AN1-type zinc finger protein 3-like; the encoded protein is MGDTSERSKPSGLPPRCPCGFWGSSKTMNLCSKCFSDIQKKPPGDDRPSKSASPSAAFAGEPVVNAGKSPAVSASPEAPADEEPSPLFGVSAEDERAGEARPSEPAEHVKARHLLLAAAAAPSGTTRTPTKRPPESASTLESEATPEKRPRAEAKDGEGGGGEEEEEEEEEESGGGGGCTPKQKNRRRCFSCQSKLELVQQELGSCRCGYVFCMLHRLPEQHDCLFDHLGRGREEAVLKMVKLERKVGRSCQRIGEECS